The Marinilongibacter aquaticus genome has a window encoding:
- a CDS encoding tail fiber domain-containing protein, with amino-acid sequence MRNFVICLLSFLSTLAFSQVHTFSTEEDGSVTILPQGLTSKRAGNMAMGNESNVALGPYSLNSIEYHDLLSIYSNKNTAIGNSVLFSTTSGQENTGIGYRSLYSNVVGVRNTAIGVMSLYSNSAGEGNVALGYSALETNVGNSQSTAVGYQAMAYAHNGPLGEMTFNTAVGAFALRGGEIPMFNWGQFNTALGSKTLFLNQSGYDNSAGGYSALYTNTWGSFNSAFGSMSLYSNTEGSSNSAFGRSALYSNTLGENNSAMGISALFSNTDGNYNTANGYRALYKNTEGDSNTGIGREALYNISTADKNTGVGYKALYTNETGNDNTAIGYNADVTGTDFRNAIAIGYNAQVDASNKIRMGNTSITAADIQVAWNVTSDIRWKEKVETVPLGLQFIKDLKPVSYHRKNNAGPDREMGLIAQDLERTLKQYGFSEAQLGLLAKDSEGYYSVRYNDLIAPLIKAVQEQQEIIEKQENGLNALRADLKEIKALLREGKVAGY; translated from the coding sequence ATGAGAAACTTCGTCATTTGCTTGCTCAGCTTCCTGTCGACTCTGGCTTTTTCGCAAGTCCATACTTTCAGCACCGAGGAGGATGGATCGGTAACTATTTTGCCGCAAGGCTTGACTTCCAAAAGGGCTGGAAATATGGCTATGGGGAATGAGTCGAATGTAGCCTTGGGACCGTACAGTTTGAATTCGATAGAGTACCACGATCTACTTTCCATATATTCGAATAAAAATACAGCCATAGGGAACTCCGTACTGTTCTCAACGACTAGTGGTCAGGAGAATACAGGTATAGGGTATCGGTCTTTGTACAGCAATGTAGTAGGTGTTCGAAACACGGCCATTGGGGTGATGAGTTTGTATTCGAATAGTGCTGGCGAGGGAAATGTGGCATTAGGGTACTCAGCTCTTGAAACGAATGTAGGCAATTCTCAGTCTACAGCCGTAGGTTATCAAGCCATGGCCTATGCTCACAATGGCCCTTTAGGTGAGATGACTTTCAATACTGCTGTGGGGGCATTTGCTTTGAGGGGCGGAGAAATCCCCATGTTCAACTGGGGCCAGTTCAATACTGCTTTGGGCAGTAAAACTTTATTCCTTAATCAGAGCGGATATGATAATTCGGCAGGAGGTTACTCAGCACTTTACACCAATACATGGGGCTCTTTCAATTCGGCCTTTGGAAGTATGTCTTTGTATTCAAATACAGAGGGTTCTTCTAACTCAGCCTTTGGAAGGTCGGCTTTGTATTCGAATACTTTGGGTGAAAATAACTCGGCTATGGGAATCTCGGCTCTTTTCTCAAACACAGACGGCAATTACAATACGGCTAACGGATATCGGGCTTTATATAAAAACACAGAGGGAGATAGCAACACGGGAATTGGCAGGGAGGCTTTATACAATATTTCTACGGCGGATAAAAATACCGGAGTGGGTTATAAAGCTCTCTATACGAATGAAACCGGAAACGACAATACAGCCATAGGGTACAATGCGGATGTGACAGGTACGGATTTTAGGAATGCGATTGCGATTGGCTACAATGCACAGGTCGATGCCAGCAACAAAATACGGATGGGAAATACCTCTATCACAGCGGCGGATATCCAGGTGGCTTGGAATGTGACTTCGGATATACGTTGGAAAGAAAAGGTGGAAACGGTGCCTTTGGGTTTGCAGTTTATCAAAGACCTGAAACCCGTGAGTTATCACCGCAAAAACAATGCGGGCCCTGATCGGGAAATGGGCTTGATCGCCCAAGACTTGGAGAGGACTTTGAAGCAATACGGTTTCAGCGAAGCCCAGTTGGGGCTTTTGGCCAAAGACAGCGAAGGCTATTATTCCGTGCGTTACAATGACCTCATCGCTCCATTGATCAAGGCGGTGCAAGAGCAGCAAGAGATTATCGAAAAGCAAGAAAACGGCCTCAATGCCTTGCGTGCTGATTTGAAGGAAATCAAAGCACTCTTGAGAGAAGGTAAGGTGGCGGGCTATTGA
- a CDS encoding tail fiber domain-containing protein, whose translation MKRMNTLLCLAFLASPVFGQIQTFTETPNDNYLTITPDGVQSKKSGSHYSPSNIAIGKDALNNIDIGSIVYFYQAKNNVAVGQNALRYNSLGYSNVGLGFDALRDNSTGMFNVAIGDKALFRNTTGKENVAAGYQALVLNDTGEGNVANGFYTLNSNSNGDHNVAAGHRALYSNTSGSYNVAVGKDALYANTTKSENIAVGFEAMMSNSAGYWNTAIGHQAMKENTSGFRNTATGYRTLFSNSAGSMNTAFGSRALYTNTTGNFNVAVGERALFGNVAGDRNTAVGLNALYTNTYGEENVAVGSESLYFNSTGDRNVAHGVYALAGNTTGNDNSASGSRSLYANSTGSGNVAFGAFALKENVGNSGSTAIGFESMKYASDLAEGVVTGNTALGSGSLRGSETAANNSGRSNTALGANALYGNTSGNDNTGVGGGALGANSSGSGNSVVGSYSAVQNTTGSYNVIMGKEGFNSNQIGSYNVGLGFRVLDLNYSGNSNTAIGNNAMAENATGHNNTALGAYADVSSYNLSNAIVIGYDARVDASNKIRMGNTSITAADIQVAWNVTSDIRWKEKVETVPLGLQFIKDLKPVSYHRKNNAGPDREMGLIAQDLERTLKQYGFSEAQLGLLAKDSEGYYSVRYNDLIAPLIKAVQEQQEIIEKQGRFLEIAKDKVQKQDDVNKDLTARLDRLEALMLNGMAQLD comes from the coding sequence ATGAAAAGGATGAACACTTTACTCTGTTTGGCCTTTTTGGCCAGTCCTGTTTTTGGTCAAATCCAAACTTTTACCGAAACCCCCAACGACAATTACCTGACAATTACCCCCGATGGAGTACAGTCAAAGAAGTCGGGAAGCCATTACAGCCCCTCGAATATTGCCATCGGGAAAGATGCCCTGAACAATATTGACATTGGCTCTATAGTTTATTTCTATCAAGCCAAAAACAATGTGGCCGTCGGGCAAAATGCATTGCGGTACAACAGTTTGGGCTATAGCAATGTAGGGCTTGGTTTTGATGCCTTGCGAGACAATTCTACAGGAATGTTCAACGTAGCCATCGGCGACAAAGCTCTTTTTCGAAACACAACGGGCAAAGAGAACGTGGCTGCTGGATATCAGGCATTGGTGTTGAACGATACAGGCGAGGGAAATGTAGCCAACGGTTTTTATACGTTGAACAGCAATTCGAATGGTGACCACAATGTAGCCGCAGGGCATCGGGCACTGTATTCCAATACTTCGGGCTCTTATAATGTGGCCGTGGGCAAAGATGCTCTCTATGCCAATACCACGAAGTCGGAAAATATAGCTGTCGGTTTCGAGGCGATGATGTCCAACAGTGCAGGCTACTGGAATACAGCCATTGGGCATCAGGCCATGAAGGAGAATACAAGCGGTTTCCGGAATACGGCTACGGGTTATCGCACTTTGTTTTCGAATAGTGCAGGAAGTATGAATACCGCCTTTGGCAGTCGAGCATTGTACACGAATACAACCGGGAATTTCAATGTGGCTGTCGGCGAAAGGGCCTTGTTTGGCAATGTGGCAGGAGATAGAAATACGGCTGTAGGCCTGAATGCATTGTATACCAATACCTATGGCGAAGAAAACGTAGCGGTGGGAAGCGAATCGCTTTATTTCAATTCTACCGGAGACCGAAATGTGGCCCATGGTGTTTACGCTCTGGCTGGCAATACAACGGGCAACGACAATTCTGCAAGTGGATCAAGGAGTCTTTACGCCAATTCCACAGGATCGGGCAATGTGGCTTTTGGAGCTTTCGCTTTAAAAGAAAATGTGGGCAATTCGGGTTCTACCGCAATCGGCTTCGAATCCATGAAATATGCCAGTGATTTAGCTGAAGGCGTGGTGACCGGGAATACCGCCTTGGGGTCTGGAAGTTTAAGGGGTAGCGAAACCGCCGCGAACAATTCGGGAAGGAGTAATACAGCACTTGGAGCCAATGCACTGTACGGAAACACTTCGGGAAATGACAATACAGGTGTAGGAGGAGGTGCTTTGGGTGCCAACAGTTCGGGAAGTGGTAATTCTGTGGTAGGCTCGTATTCGGCAGTGCAGAATACAACAGGAAGTTACAATGTGATTATGGGAAAAGAAGGCTTCAATTCGAACCAGATCGGTTCATACAACGTGGGTTTGGGATTCCGGGTTTTGGATTTGAATTATTCGGGGAATTCCAATACGGCTATCGGAAACAATGCTATGGCTGAGAACGCAACGGGGCACAACAATACCGCTTTGGGAGCTTATGCAGATGTCTCATCATACAACTTGAGCAATGCCATCGTTATTGGCTACGATGCCCGCGTCGACGCCAGCAACAAAATACGGATGGGAAATACCTCGATAACGGCGGCGGATATCCAGGTGGCTTGGAATGTGACTTCGGATATACGTTGGAAAGAAAAGGTGGAAACGGTGCCTTTGGGTTTGCAGTTTATCAAAGACCTGAAACCCGTGAGTTATCACCGCAAAAACAATGCGGGCCCTGATCGGGAAATGGGCTTGATCGCCCAAGACTTGGAGAGGACTTTGAAGCAATACGGTTTCAGCGAAGCCCAGTTGGGGCTTTTGGCCAAAGACAGCGAAGGCTATTATTCCGTGCGTTACAATGACCTCATCGCTCCATTGATCAAGGCCGTGCAAGAGCAGCAAGAGATTATCGAAAAGCAGGGAAGGTTTTTGGAAATTGCAAAGGATAAGGTGCAAAAGCAGGACGACGTAAACAAGGACTTGACTGCTCGCTTGGATCGATTGGAGGCTCTGATGCTCAATGGGATGGCTCAATTGGATTAA
- a CDS encoding DinB family protein: MKELEEIAASLRHTFALYAQALQGYNAKGFESKKDEHSWSLAQMYAHLYVTGYVFFLANINRCLEKRKGREGEQRSPIAEAVLQANAFPNKKFKVPGGEEAENPQARSLSFYRENWTPLLEDILAKMEDIKQDEGQYRTLHPVLGWSNAHEWFQHMDIHLRHHLRQKSELEEALQ, from the coding sequence ATGAAAGAACTCGAAGAAATAGCCGCAAGCTTGAGACATACTTTTGCCCTATACGCACAGGCTCTTCAAGGCTATAATGCGAAAGGTTTTGAATCGAAAAAGGACGAGCACTCTTGGTCTTTGGCTCAGATGTACGCCCATTTATACGTTACGGGATATGTCTTTTTCTTGGCCAATATAAACCGTTGCCTCGAAAAGAGGAAAGGCCGAGAAGGCGAACAGCGGAGTCCTATTGCCGAGGCTGTGTTGCAAGCCAATGCTTTTCCGAATAAGAAATTCAAGGTGCCCGGTGGAGAAGAAGCCGAAAACCCGCAAGCCCGGTCGCTTTCCTTTTATCGAGAAAATTGGACGCCGCTTTTGGAGGATATTCTGGCGAAAATGGAAGATATAAAACAGGACGAAGGACAGTACCGTACCCTGCATCCTGTTTTGGGTTGGAGCAATGCCCACGAGTGGTTCCAGCATATGGACATCCACTTGCGGCATCATTTAAGACAAAAGTCCGAATTGGAAGAAGCTCTCCAATAG
- a CDS encoding SusC/RagA family TonB-linked outer membrane protein, with protein sequence MKVGIVLLITSLMLSTSMYAKGPERKDLRFTANSSNADIRVSGKVVGSDNNESLPGVSVVVKGTTIGTSTDANGQFELTVPSKESVLVFSFVGYVSQELPVGNESNFNITLLADNKALDEVVVVGYGTQKRVNLTGAVTQVQAEQLENRPLVNMTQILQGMVPNLNITFGTGQPGSGGSLNVRGQTSINGGGPLVMIDGVPGDINRINPADVESVSVLKDAAASAIYGARGAFGVILVTTKTAKNGKSSISYSNNFGWSTPTVSTDFMTSGYEHVKLNDEAFLRATGNTYTRYTEEDYAELEARKDDKVENPARPWIVVKNVNGKDIYNYYGNYDWWNTIFDMTQPSRQHNLNFSGGTDKINYFLSGSIYEKEGIMKINKDKFTSYTLRSKINAQLLPWLKVSNNTQYYDNVYTYPGREGGANANFVAITVHALPAYAPRNPDGTATYNTLKNNYSIGDGLFANLLGGVAGGSKKVHEFRTINAATIDFNKNWNLVANHSYSFYIADDEYRAAPAQYSIQPGILAPVPNYNTDQQSKTFWFDPTSVFNVYTSYKQTLGKHYFNVMAGINSEQKKHQRLYGARQNLLSQDLSDLNLGTGQQYSSGGSYEYALFGAFFRANYDYNGKYLVEFNGRYDGTSRFGAGRRYGFFPSVSGGWRISEEDFFGNAKNVVNNLKLRLSYGSLGNQLPSNNNSASYYPYISTMPTSQSSWITDNQKLLYVQNPNPIATNLSWEKATTSNIGLDLGLLKNRLNLNADFYIRNTTDMLVPGKVLPSVFGASVPTQNAGDLQTKGFELAISWKDQINLAGKPLSYNVSGILSDYTSKITRYDNPNKILSNYYEGEVLGQIWGYSIDGMFQSDEEAAAYSVDQTYVNQRRLSAPGEWSKLQAGDLKFVDLDGDGVISQGANTLDDHGDLKVIGNSNPRYRYGVNLGANWNGFDLSVFVQGIVRRNWYPGNNADKFWGPYSRPYYSFLPKNFTDDVWTPENKDAYFPLLRGYVALNSRGELNVANDRYIQNIGYLRLKNVVLGYTLPAKITRKIGVSKARIYISGENLLTATPLRSKYIDPEQIDGDGTNGRTYPLSKTFSTGLNLNF encoded by the coding sequence ATGAAAGTTGGGATAGTTTTGCTGATAACATCGCTGATGTTATCCACCTCAATGTATGCGAAAGGTCCCGAAAGAAAGGATCTCCGTTTTACCGCAAACTCCAGCAATGCGGACATCAGAGTCTCTGGAAAAGTTGTGGGCTCTGACAACAACGAAAGCCTTCCGGGCGTAAGCGTAGTGGTAAAAGGCACCACAATCGGAACCTCCACCGATGCAAACGGCCAATTTGAATTGACCGTACCCAGCAAAGAATCCGTTCTGGTTTTCAGTTTTGTTGGTTACGTATCTCAAGAATTGCCTGTGGGCAACGAATCCAATTTCAACATCACACTTTTGGCCGACAACAAAGCCTTGGACGAAGTTGTGGTGGTGGGTTATGGAACGCAGAAACGTGTAAACCTTACCGGTGCGGTGACTCAGGTACAAGCCGAGCAATTGGAAAACAGACCTTTGGTGAACATGACACAGATTCTTCAAGGTATGGTGCCCAACTTGAACATCACTTTCGGTACAGGCCAACCGGGTTCTGGCGGAAGCTTGAACGTAAGGGGGCAAACTTCAATCAACGGCGGTGGGCCTTTGGTTATGATCGACGGTGTACCGGGCGATATCAACCGAATCAACCCTGCTGATGTGGAATCGGTATCGGTATTGAAAGATGCGGCAGCTTCTGCGATTTACGGTGCCCGCGGAGCTTTCGGTGTAATTTTGGTCACTACAAAAACAGCAAAGAATGGCAAAAGCTCTATTTCTTACAGCAACAATTTCGGTTGGTCTACACCCACAGTAAGCACAGATTTCATGACCTCGGGTTATGAGCATGTGAAGCTGAACGATGAGGCTTTCTTGCGTGCCACAGGAAATACCTACACACGCTACACGGAAGAAGATTATGCCGAATTGGAAGCCCGCAAAGACGACAAAGTAGAAAATCCTGCCCGACCTTGGATTGTGGTAAAAAATGTAAACGGAAAAGACATTTACAACTATTACGGAAACTACGATTGGTGGAACACCATTTTCGATATGACCCAGCCTTCTCGTCAGCACAACCTGAACTTTTCGGGCGGTACAGACAAGATCAACTATTTCCTTTCGGGATCGATCTATGAAAAAGAGGGGATCATGAAAATAAACAAAGACAAATTCACTTCGTATACGCTTCGCTCAAAAATCAATGCCCAACTTTTGCCTTGGTTGAAAGTGAGCAACAATACGCAGTATTACGATAACGTATATACTTATCCGGGAAGAGAAGGCGGAGCCAACGCAAACTTCGTGGCCATTACGGTACACGCTTTGCCCGCCTACGCTCCAAGAAACCCAGACGGCACGGCCACCTACAACACCCTGAAAAACAACTACTCAATCGGAGATGGCTTGTTTGCCAACCTTTTGGGCGGTGTAGCCGGAGGTTCGAAGAAAGTGCATGAATTCAGAACCATCAATGCCGCCACCATCGATTTCAACAAAAACTGGAATCTAGTGGCCAATCATTCGTACTCTTTCTACATTGCCGACGACGAATACCGTGCGGCTCCCGCTCAATACTCCATTCAGCCGGGCATTTTGGCTCCTGTTCCCAATTACAACACAGACCAGCAGAGCAAAACCTTTTGGTTTGACCCTACCAGTGTTTTCAACGTGTACACCTCATACAAGCAAACACTTGGAAAACACTATTTCAACGTAATGGCGGGTATCAACTCCGAACAGAAAAAGCACCAACGCCTTTATGGAGCTCGACAAAACCTTTTGTCTCAAGACCTCTCCGACCTGAACTTGGGTACGGGCCAGCAGTATTCTTCTGGTGGATCATACGAATACGCCCTTTTCGGTGCATTCTTCCGAGCCAATTACGATTACAACGGCAAATACCTTGTTGAATTTAACGGCCGCTACGACGGTACTTCACGTTTCGGTGCCGGGCGTCGATACGGTTTCTTCCCTTCAGTTTCGGGTGGATGGCGAATCAGCGAAGAAGATTTCTTCGGCAATGCAAAGAATGTGGTGAACAATTTGAAACTTCGTCTTTCATACGGCTCTTTGGGCAACCAATTGCCTTCGAACAACAATTCGGCGAGCTACTACCCGTATATCTCGACCATGCCGACAAGCCAATCGAGTTGGATCACAGACAATCAAAAATTGCTCTATGTGCAGAATCCAAACCCGATTGCCACCAACCTTTCTTGGGAAAAAGCCACGACATCGAACATCGGTCTTGATCTGGGCTTGTTGAAAAACAGATTGAATCTGAACGCCGATTTCTACATCCGCAACACCACCGACATGTTGGTGCCTGGCAAGGTATTGCCCAGCGTATTCGGAGCTTCAGTACCTACACAAAATGCGGGTGATTTGCAGACAAAAGGTTTTGAATTGGCCATTTCTTGGAAAGACCAAATCAACCTTGCGGGCAAACCTCTTTCGTACAATGTTTCGGGAATACTTTCCGATTACACATCGAAAATCACACGATACGACAATCCCAACAAAATCCTTTCGAACTATTACGAAGGCGAAGTTTTGGGCCAAATCTGGGGCTACAGCATCGACGGCATGTTCCAATCGGATGAAGAAGCCGCGGCCTATTCAGTGGATCAAACTTACGTAAACCAAAGACGTCTCAGTGCTCCTGGCGAATGGAGCAAATTGCAAGCGGGCGACCTTAAGTTTGTCGATTTGGATGGCGACGGCGTGATTTCGCAAGGAGCCAATACTTTAGACGATCACGGCGATTTGAAAGTGATCGGGAACTCGAACCCGAGATACCGCTACGGAGTCAACCTTGGAGCCAATTGGAACGGATTCGACCTTTCCGTATTCGTGCAAGGCATTGTGCGTCGCAATTGGTATCCCGGAAACAACGCCGACAAATTCTGGGGGCCGTATTCAAGACCTTACTACTCATTCTTGCCCAAGAATTTCACAGACGACGTGTGGACACCGGAAAACAAAGACGCCTATTTCCCATTGCTTCGCGGATACGTAGCCTTGAACAGCCGTGGCGAATTGAACGTGGCCAACGACAGATACATTCAGAACATCGGCTATTTGCGGCTCAAAAACGTGGTGTTGGGCTATACTTTGCCTGCCAAAATCACGCGTAAAATCGGTGTCAGCAAAGCCCGTATTTATATAAGCGGCGAAAATCTGTTGACTGCCACGCCCTTGCGTTCGAAATACATCGACCCTGAGCAAATCGACGGCGATGGCACAAACGGAAGAACATATCCACTTTCAAAAACATTTTCAACAGGCTTAAACCTGAACTTCTAG
- a CDS encoding RagB/SusD family nutrient uptake outer membrane protein, with the protein MKKLFILSIFTLGLISCDLDRYPLDSISPETFFKTENDLLLYTNSFYNMMPSAEDVYNEDVDNVVKTSLRAEIQGTRTVPTSGGGWSWGDLRNINYFLLNSDKCEDKAAVAKYNGLARFFRAFFYFEKVKRFGDVPWYSEVIETSDEELLTKARDPRATVMDSVMADIDYAISNLDDSQRLFSITKWTALALKSRIALYEGTFRKYHTEFNLPNADKFLDASIAASEELMQNSGYRIYTDSPETAYQKLFSADDAIADEVILARHFSDELQVYHNLNYYTMTASYGRPGLEKSLVNSYLMADGSRFTDIAGYETMEFYDEVQNRDPRLSQTIRTPGYHRIGETATLVPEFGATTTGYQLIKFVSEPKWDTYAKDITDMPIFRYAEVLLNYAEAKAERGTLTQNDLDISIKQIRDRVGMPNINIAQANANPDSYIDQLYAHVSGANKGVILELRRERRIELVMENFFRWDDLMRWKEGQTLTRQFKGMYFPGPGEYDLDQNGTVDLVIYTDTKPELPGAQLLKLGSEVSLENGTNGGNIVVNGHISKKFDENRDYLYPLPTQELLLNTNLIQNPNW; encoded by the coding sequence ATGAAGAAATTATTCATTCTTTCCATATTTACGCTCGGCCTGATATCCTGCGATCTCGACAGATATCCATTGGATTCCATATCGCCAGAGACTTTTTTCAAAACCGAAAACGACTTGCTTCTGTACACCAATTCATTTTACAACATGATGCCTTCGGCTGAAGATGTGTACAATGAAGACGTGGACAATGTAGTGAAAACAAGCTTGAGAGCCGAAATTCAAGGCACCCGTACCGTGCCCACTTCGGGTGGTGGTTGGTCTTGGGGCGACCTTCGCAACATCAACTATTTCTTGTTGAATTCGGATAAATGCGAAGACAAAGCCGCGGTAGCCAAATACAATGGCTTGGCCCGTTTTTTCCGTGCCTTCTTCTACTTCGAAAAGGTAAAAAGATTTGGTGACGTACCTTGGTATTCGGAAGTAATCGAAACTTCTGATGAAGAATTGTTGACCAAAGCCAGAGACCCAAGAGCCACGGTAATGGATTCTGTTATGGCCGATATCGATTACGCCATTTCCAATCTAGACGATTCTCAACGCCTTTTCTCTATAACAAAATGGACAGCCTTGGCATTGAAATCAAGAATAGCCTTGTACGAAGGTACTTTCAGAAAATACCATACTGAATTCAACCTGCCCAATGCCGACAAATTCTTGGACGCCTCGATCGCGGCTTCTGAAGAGTTGATGCAAAACAGCGGATACCGAATCTATACCGATTCGCCAGAAACAGCGTATCAAAAGCTTTTCTCGGCGGATGACGCCATCGCCGACGAGGTGATTCTTGCCCGTCATTTCAGCGACGAATTGCAAGTGTACCACAATTTGAATTATTACACCATGACAGCCTCTTACGGTCGTCCAGGGCTTGAAAAAAGCCTGGTGAACAGCTACCTGATGGCCGACGGCTCTCGCTTTACCGATATTGCGGGATACGAAACCATGGAGTTTTACGACGAAGTGCAGAACCGCGATCCCCGCTTGAGCCAAACCATCCGTACACCCGGTTATCATAGAATCGGTGAAACCGCGACGCTCGTGCCCGAATTCGGTGCCACAACCACGGGTTACCAGTTGATCAAATTTGTTTCGGAGCCCAAATGGGATACTTACGCCAAGGACATCACCGATATGCCCATCTTCCGTTATGCAGAAGTGCTCTTGAATTATGCCGAAGCCAAAGCAGAAAGAGGGACTTTGACGCAAAATGATTTGGATATCTCTATCAAACAAATTCGCGACCGCGTGGGCATGCCAAACATCAATATTGCCCAAGCCAATGCCAATCCCGATTCGTACATCGATCAGTTGTATGCCCACGTTTCGGGAGCAAACAAAGGCGTAATCCTTGAATTGCGTCGTGAAAGAAGAATTGAGTTGGTAATGGAAAACTTCTTCCGTTGGGACGACCTTATGCGTTGGAAAGAAGGCCAAACGCTTACACGCCAATTCAAAGGCATGTATTTCCCCGGCCCTGGAGAATACGACCTCGATCAAAACGGTACAGTTGACTTGGTGATTTACACCGACACCAAACCCGAGCTTCCCGGTGCTCAATTGCTGAAATTGGGCAGCGAGGTTTCATTGGAAAATGGAACCAATGGCGGAAACATTGTCGTGAACGGCCACATCAGCAAGAAATTCGATGAAAATCGCGACTACCTATATCCCTTGCCTACTCAAGAGCTTTTGCTCAATACAAACCTGATACAGAATCCAAACTGGTAA
- a CDS encoding purple acid phosphatase family protein, producing MKLSNRRTFLENISKAGALGLLPTMGLAQDNPEPNKIVVGPYLQNLTPDSVTIVWISSKKSLSWVEYGEGRYTSKKALAYNNGLIEANNCIHKITLKNLKPGTAHRYRIVSTEILGFKGSRVEFGESIESPLLSFSTPELRGEEVKLVILNDIHDRPQIIPQLLYRHGYKGNEKDYDFVVFNGDCFDWVSSEQQMIDHLLQPCIDIFASETPFLLIQGNHECRGGFSRHIPEYFAYPENKYYFSFRQGPIHFLVLDSGEDKPDDNVEYGGLVAFDQYRETQAEWLKKEIEKEEFKQAPFRVLLIHISPYHSGDWHGTLHCREVFGPILNKAGIDLQISGHTHRYMMHEADENHNYPIVIGGGPLEGKRTLTKLKADSKKMYLEMIRDDGEKLGHLEIAAS from the coding sequence ATGAAACTTTCAAACAGACGCACCTTTTTGGAAAACATTTCCAAAGCCGGAGCACTGGGCCTATTGCCCACCATGGGCTTGGCCCAAGACAATCCCGAACCGAACAAAATAGTAGTAGGCCCTTACCTGCAAAACCTTACACCCGACTCTGTAACTATTGTATGGATAAGCAGCAAAAAATCGCTCAGTTGGGTTGAATACGGAGAAGGACGCTACACCAGCAAAAAAGCACTTGCCTACAACAACGGCCTGATTGAAGCGAACAACTGTATCCATAAAATCACCCTGAAAAACCTGAAACCGGGCACTGCACATCGATACCGTATAGTATCTACCGAAATTTTGGGTTTCAAGGGCTCGCGGGTAGAATTTGGCGAAAGCATCGAAAGCCCTTTGCTTTCTTTCAGCACACCTGAACTTCGGGGCGAAGAAGTGAAACTGGTTATTTTGAACGACATCCACGACCGTCCGCAAATTATCCCTCAGCTACTTTACCGCCACGGATACAAAGGCAACGAGAAAGATTACGACTTTGTGGTTTTCAATGGCGATTGTTTCGATTGGGTGAGCAGCGAACAGCAAATGATCGACCACTTGCTTCAGCCCTGTATCGATATTTTTGCTTCTGAAACCCCTTTCTTACTCATCCAGGGAAACCATGAATGTCGGGGCGGTTTTTCGCGGCACATTCCAGAGTACTTCGCTTATCCCGAAAACAAGTATTATTTTTCTTTTCGTCAAGGCCCAATCCACTTCTTGGTACTCGATTCGGGCGAAGACAAGCCTGATGACAATGTGGAATACGGGGGTTTGGTGGCTTTTGACCAATACCGCGAAACCCAAGCCGAATGGCTGAAAAAGGAAATCGAAAAAGAGGAATTCAAACAAGCCCCTTTCCGTGTGTTGCTCATCCATATTTCGCCTTATCATTCGGGCGATTGGCACGGCACGCTGCATTGCCGAGAGGTTTTCGGCCCCATTCTGAACAAAGCGGGGATCGACCTTCAAATATCCGGCCACACCCATCGCTACATGATGCACGAGGCCGATGAAAACCACAATTACCCGATTGTCATTGGCGGCGGCCCACTGGAAGGCAAAAGAACGCTGACGAAACTGAAGGCCGATTCGAAAAAGATGTATTTGGAAATGATACGCGACGACGGCGAAAAATTGGGCCATTTGGAAATTGCGGCCTCCTAA
- a CDS encoding YbjQ family protein → MLLTTTNTVEGKRIVEYKGLVSGETIIGANFIKDFFAGIRDIVGGRSGSYERVLNEAKNTSISEMAERAKNMGANAIIGIDLDYETLGQGNGMLMVTASGTAVILAD, encoded by the coding sequence ATGTTACTGACAACAACAAACACCGTAGAAGGCAAGCGAATTGTAGAATACAAAGGGCTTGTAAGTGGCGAAACCATTATTGGAGCCAATTTCATCAAAGATTTCTTCGCCGGTATCCGCGATATCGTCGGTGGGCGTTCGGGCTCGTACGAACGGGTATTGAACGAAGCCAAAAATACTTCCATTTCCGAAATGGCCGAAAGAGCAAAAAATATGGGAGCCAATGCCATTATCGGCATTGATTTGGACTACGAAACTTTGGGGCAGGGAAACGGTATGTTGATGGTGACAGCGTCCGGCACTGCCGTGATATTGGCAGACTAG